A stretch of Pristiophorus japonicus isolate sPriJap1 chromosome 12, sPriJap1.hap1, whole genome shotgun sequence DNA encodes these proteins:
- the cnbpb gene encoding CCHC-type zinc finger, nucleic acid binding protein b has product MSNNECFKCGRTGHWARECPSSGGRGRVRGRGRGSFTAARDICYRCGESGHLAKDCELQEDACYNCGKGGHIAKDCKEPKKEREQCCYNCGRPGHLARDCDHADEQKCYSCGEFGHIQKDCTKVKCYRCGETGHVAINCSKASEVNCYRCGEAGHLARECTIEATA; this is encoded by the exons ATGAGCAACAACGAGTGCTTTAAATGTGGCCGTACCGGGCATTGGGCGCGTGAGTGTCCAAGCTCAGGTGGACGTGGTCGGGTGAGGGGCCGTGGCAGAGGCAGCTTCACTGCTGCAAGAG ATATCTGCTATCGCTGTGGTGAATCAGGCCACCTTGCAAAGGATTGTGAGCTCCAGGAAGATG CCTGCTACAACTGTGGTAAGGGTGGCCACATTGCCAAAGACTGTAAGGAGCCAAAGAAGGAGAGGGAACAATGCTGCTACAACTGTGGCAGACCTGGACATCTGGCCCGTGACTGTGATCATGCTGATGAGCAGAAATGTTATTCTTGTGGAGAATTTGGGCACATTCAGAAGGATTGCACTAAAGTCAAGTGCTATAG GTGTGGTGAAACTGGTCATGTCGCCATCAATTGCAGCAAGGCCAGTGAAGTGAACTGCTACCGCTGTGGTGAAGCTGGACATCTTGCACGGGAATGCACGATTGAAGCTACGGCTTAA